The genomic DNA AGAGGTAGTGGCCGATGCGCCAGTAGTAGCTGTCCTCTTCCGCGACGCGGTACATGCCGTAGGAGTTGCCGACGGGGGTTTCCTTGACCTTGAACCTGCCGTCTTTGTTCTTGGCCTGGTAGTAGCCGAAGGAGCCGGGTTGCAACTGCGAGGGCTGGAGGTGGCCGCCGTGGAGGATTGAGGCGTGGATGGTGTCAATCTCGCCCTCAATGCCCTGCATCCAGTTGTTGTTGCGGAAGAGGACGGTGATGAAGCACGCCTCGTGCATGTTGCCCTCGAGCTCAGGCAAGGCAGGTGGGATCTCGCGCGGGCCCATGTAGGCCCAGATGACGCCGTTGCGCTCGTGGGTGGGGTAGGCCTTGATCTTGACCTTGTCCCTGAAGTTGGACTCGGCGGGCTCCGAGGGCATGTCGACGCAGTCGCCGTTCACGTCGAACTTCCAGCCGTGGTAGACGCAGCGGATGCCGGACTCCTCATTGCGGCCGAAGAAGAGGCTGGCGCGACGGTGCGGGCAGTTGTTGTCGATGAGGCCGACGGCGCCGGTGGTGTCGCGGAAGGCGATGAGCTCCTCGCCGAGGAGCTTGATGCGGACGGGTGGACAGTCGGGTTCCGGGACCTCGTAGGTCTGGAGCGCGGGAAGCCAGTACTCGCGGAAGAAGTTGCCCATGAGGGTGCCGGGGCCTATCCGGCAAAGAGCATCGTTGTCGGCCTGACTCAGCATGTGTTCCTCCTACACCTTTGCCTCAAACCTCTCAATGAGGTGGGTCGTGTCGGCCCACCAATCGGCGTCGCGGTGCATAACTATCTGTCCCGAGCGCTTGTGGTACGCGGCAGGCTGCTCGACGCCGGGCGGCGGCGTGCCGTCCTCGGCGAGGGCGCGGGCGGCCTGCAGGAAGCGCCGCCGGGTGCGGATGATCATCTGGTCGGTGGTGCCGAGGTGCTCGCTGGTGCGG from Chloroflexota bacterium includes the following:
- a CDS encoding Rieske 2Fe-2S domain-containing protein — encoded protein: MLSQADNDALCRIGPGTLMGNFFREYWLPALQTYEVPEPDCPPVRIKLLGEELIAFRDTTGAVGLIDNNCPHRRASLFFGRNEESGIRCVYHGWKFDVNGDCVDMPSEPAESNFRDKVKIKAYPTHERNGVIWAYMGPREIPPALPELEGNMHEACFITVLFRNNNWMQGIEGEIDTIHASILHGGHLQPSQLQPGSFGYYQAKNKDGRFKVKETPVGNSYGMYRVAEEDSYYWRIGHYLFPCFAMPPVPTLGREARFLAYVPMDDEHTLEWSIGLREDDGLAVAARQGREYHNNGAGWYDRYVIEQNWDNDFQ